The genomic DNA CCACCTTGACATCCCCCAGCTCTGCTCACTGCCCTACTAGCTGCCCTGTGCCTCCTTCTGCTCCCTGGGCACCCCTTGGCTGGCTATAGGACCAAGATGGGTGTCATCTGCTCCGGGGGGCACAGGGGAGGGAGGTGGCTCCACAACCAGGTCAGTCAGACGTTCCATGCCAAGGGCACTGCAGGCACCCCATGCCCCTCTCCTGGCAAGCACCCTCACCCACCTGTGCTTTCTAGTGCCTGATGAAGCCTCCCATAGAGCAGCGTGTACCTACCTAGCCAGGCCAGCACTGCCTGCTTGtcttggtcctcctcctctttcccatgGGCTTCTCCCACAAGTAAGAACACTGTCCAAATGGTGGCACAGTTGTCCCCAATAGTGGCCTGGCTGTGTCCGTGCACCTCCACTGAGGACAATAGAACTTGAGCATCACTTTGTTCCTCTAATCTGCATATTTGAAGTATGGCTGATATAATGCATGCTTCCTATTTAATAAATACACTACAGATCTATCTGCACTTTTCATCTCAGCACAACAACTTTGGCCAAACAAGTGAAGTCCACTTTTACAGCAGGATCTGAACAAGGTGAGCAGGAGATATGTTTTCTCACCAAATCAGCTGAGTTGGTGGGCTCATTTCCAATGGCTTTATACCTACAGTGATTATCAAATGGGCTAAATGCAGAAATTTCTGGTCCAATTAATACTGAATCTAGGAATATCCAGCATTTGTACCACAGTGCTTCTAGTGGCATGTTCAATCAATAAATACATATTCACTGTAATCAATTAATATTGCAAACCCTTCACTCTGCTTCACTTTTATGTCTGTCTAACATTCTTCAGATTCTAGATCACTGCTTGGCTTTCTTATATGTCATCAAGACAGTGAACAACACACATTCCCTGTTTATTGCAAGATTGTGCCTAAGACACCACCTTCTCGTAGAATCTCTAGCAGATTCCTTCTTCATTTCTCATTTTCCACTccataaactttttaaaagacacCAAAGCAACATTCCAGATAAAATTTTATCACTCCAGAAAATCCAGAGGGCTCCTTCAGTTTAGCCAAAAGCCACAGGACTTGGTAGGAGTTGTAcctccatggatgctgaagtcccctAATATAACAAACTAAGTGGACTTCAACATCACCGCTGAGACCAACTCAGCcagttcaggaagggagactCTTGATCAGTGGGGTGGGCAGTATATCAACAGAATCCGTATTCTGTCCTGGACACCCACCTTTAAGTGGACACACTCATATCCAGCTGAGTGTAGGACAGGACACCTGGTAAGGGAGATGGAATATCGATAGAACAAATTTGAACTTTCGATTCAGAAagtgaaaaccttcaactttcTCATCTCTCTGACACTGAGCTGTTCTGTTCTGCCTCCCTGCCTTCCAGATCTTGCCTGCTGTTCTACAAGGAATCCAGGTGGACTAAGCTGAGAGAGATTGGCCCCACCCCCCAGCTTCGATCAGAGATATTTTCAGCATGCTCCTGggcagcattttcagcccaggaGGCCAAATGCTAAGTCTATTCAGACTATTTGAAATGGGGGACAGCTTGGGAATAACAAATACCCTGTGACTTTCCCTTCTACCATAATAATAAGGCTGACCCCCCATATTGTATCTCCCTCTGCCTAATACTGTTGTAATGGCTACTCCCTGGTCTGCTTCCCCTCCTATGGCCTCCTTTTTGCAAATGTTGCTATTGCTAGCAGGCAGATTGTTTAAAGATTACAAACCCAATGCACCTCTTCCCTCCCAACCAGAGGGACTTGCTCCCCACTGGCGGCAAGCCCATTGCAACAGGCACCCAATTTTTATCCCCTTCCCAAAGGGACAAGTAATCCTTCCTGGCTATACAGCCAGTAATAAGCTGGGTTCCTGGGGCCTTGTTCTGGAGGGAGCAATCTCCAGCAGGCAGCAGTCCACCAGGCAagcctagcagcagcagcagcagcaagcaggcaggcaggtggCAGACCTCTTTCCTGGGGTGGTGAGGGTGGGctgttcttcttctccttcccatctgCGGGACTggctaaaacttttaaaaaccaggacagaggatttttttttctgccccagGAGTTTCCAGTACAGGcagaaataaactgacatgtcTCTGTCCATTGTCTTGGTTCCTCCTATACTTTGGGTGTTCCACTGATGATGTGTTGAATGGATCTGACCTTTGTCAAAGACATTTTCCTCtaatcttccttccttcattatATTTCCAGTTACCACATTGAATCAATTCAATTTACAGTTTCTTTTACAGTTCTAGTTATAaccaaaaatattattaaaaattagaTGTGCAAGACAGGGAAGGTGGATACAAGACATGTGTGTGGAGTTtatggagggaatgaaaaggagggaaggaatccccatccacactgcagttaACTACACCTaaggtgccggggggggggggagtggacaAAACCCCAGAATATTTAGGTATGACTGGATGTGGGAGTTGGAAGAACCATTACAAGGCATGAAATCTAGGAAGGGAAAAACCTAATATTTGCTGGAACTATTGGCCCAACTGGAGGAGCCCTGCAAAAGACTGCTGATTCtttcaacactttttaaaaacctattgaTACTGCTTGTGCCCTTCCTGTGACTATACTTTGCTCCATCCTGGTTGTTGTGACACTCCATAGAAATGTCCACCAGATGACAGGTGGAGTCATTTCAGGAATCTCCACATAGAAGCTCCTTTGTTTCTCCTTTCTGGAGTAGGTTCTGAAGTAGATACCAAATGTGGTAGCCAGCCATGTCTCCTACCATTCATTACTTGGATGGTAAAATCTGGTCACCCACAAGAGCTGGCTATGTCAAAAAGCTACCAAAACCAAGAACTATCACTAAAAGAAAGCAAGTCCTGATCGGCTATTTTATCTAGACACTGCCAGCATCAGTCATAGATATAAACTTCATGGAAAAGAGTTAGAGGGGTTACACTATGGAAATGGGAGCCCTATTCATTTGAATAGTCTGATGAATATTTCATTTACTATATTTCCCTATGCTTTAAAAGGTTTGGAACATATCTGTTACCTGCACTTTTTATCTTATCAAAACAACTTTGGTCGAGTGAGTGAAGACTACCTTTACAGCAGGGTCTGTAAGAACTCTATGAGCAGGAAATATGTTTTATCCCCAAATTATTGTCTTTCTTCTAGTTGCAGCCGACATGGCCCTTGGCGGGCTCATCTCCAATGGTTTTATAGCTACAGTGATTATCAAAGAATGGACCAAATGCAGAAGCCTTGCTTCCAATGAACAGCTCCTTCTGAGTCTGGGAATATCCAACATTTGTGCCGTTATTTTACAGACTGCATCTACAATTACTGAATACATGGTCAGCTTCAGAAACCAGTTAATATTGCCAGTAatcttcttctttgctttctttgtgaCTTTCTTCAGATTCTGGCTCACTGCCTGGCTCTCTGTCTTCTATTACATCAAGATTGTGAACAGCCCACATTCCCTGTTCCTTTGGTGCAAAATGAGGATATCATGGCTAATACACCGTCTTCTAATTGGATCTCTAGTCATTTCCTTGCTCATTTCCTTTCTAATATTCCATAAGATTCTTTTACAACTCCAGAGTGACATATCAGCCAACATTACAAACAAGACTCAAGAAAAGACACTGAGAGCGACTATTGGTTCTTCCAAAGTCTTATTTTTAGTTACCGGAACTGTTTGTCCTTTTCTTGTGGTTTTATTTTGCTCCATCCTGTCTGTTGTGTTCCTCTGCAGACATGTTCGCAGGATGACAACTGAAAAGTCCAGTTTTAGAAGCCTCCAAACAGAAGCTCATATCAAGGCAGCTTGGACTGTGCTCTTCCTCTTATTCGCTTATGTACTCTTTTATGTGGGGGAAACGTTGGTTCTAACCACAGATTTGGGAGGAAAACAGAGCTTTGTTATATTCCTGATCATGCTGTATTCTCCTGCTCAGGCTGCCATCTTTGTGCTGGTTAATCCCAAACTAAAGTGGGCAGCTACCCAAATTCTTTTAAGAATTTCTCAGAAACAATGCAAGTGTACTGTTTGTTCACATATCTAACTCTGGCTTGTGTGAGCTTTAACAACAAATAGTCCAAATGGCCAGGGCTGCAGTGAGGCTAAACAGTCCAGATTAAGTGTTGTGGAGTGGGGGGAGGCAAAGTCTTAACCTTGGTCTGTGATGTGGTCCCTGTTAGACAGAATATATCTGCCACTGCAATGGGATGGAATCTGTCATTGGTGCAAATATAAGCTTTCTTTCAATTGAAAATAGCTGCTGGCCTTATGAGGATTACTATTTTTGAAAACTAGGATGCCAGGCATACTACATAACTCAATTTACAATTGGGTGGACATGTAGCTCATTCGtctgaaaagaaaaatgctgcAAGTGACATtggcttctttctccttccacacaCTACTCAGTGGACTAGTGACTTTATCCATTCATCTAGAAAAACCAGCTTATGACATCAAAAGGTTGGATCTGACATGAACATTAGAACAAAAGGTTCAGAAAAGTGGCTGAACACAGTAAGTGTGGTCTTTTAAGCTGGCGTCATTATAATATTTACAAACTGCTCTATGGAAAAAGACTGGAAAtgacaattcccccccccccccccaaatgacgGGAAGATGGTTTCATTAGTCATACTAATTGAATAAGCACTGAAGCAAAAGGTACCCAGGCAGAATTTTTAGTATTATTAACCAAAAGATACTGTGAAggtactttttctttctttaattttttttcctgataagAAGAAAGGCAGAAGTAGTTGTGTGAAAACATGACAGAATTGGAAATGAAAGATTATGTCATCTAGACCCAAACATAATTCTGTCAGCACCTAAAGCAGAGGAAAATTGGCTGTGTAAATTTCTGTCACCACCCCAGCTGCAACATAGCATTCACCAAAACCAAAATTTTAGTGAGTTATAtgtggagaagaaaagagataagTGTGAAAGCACAAAAATGTGCTTATTGCCTCAAAAACCAGTCACACCCTTGTAGAGGTGTtcactctcctctccttcctttgttcaattttaatttttactaagggtcaaatgaaatgattttccCCCTAGTGGTGCTTCTCAAAGTGCTGTAAGACACTTTGTTATAGCACATGATTTTCTACCCACCTTGCATTTAGCATGTTTATTAGATGCTAAACATACGGTTCATGCTTCTCTGAGGAAATCCCAGAACAGATGGGAGAATGGATTAATTCTTTAACTGGCTATCTACCTGAAGGTTCCCTCCTTAACCATCAGAACTAGCAGCTATTTCAGCAACATGCAACAGAAGGATGTGGTCTGGGAAACACCACTATTTGGTCAGCCCTACTAAAAGACCACTTACTTCCTCTtaccccctttccttttttgttttgagttttgtattttaaaattataagccTGTGGGCTAGGCCAATCCTTTTAAAACCTGccattctgagagcctttttgACTGAGAATATATAGATACTAttatacctacctacctacctacctaagtAAACTCTAACTAGTTGGGATTGATGCTCTAACTAGTTGGGATTGATGAAGGTTTTAGATGAATGCAATACACGGTTTAATATCTATGTGCTCATTGGATAACTGTTTGATGAGCATGGCCTGTATAAACTCTATTGTACTGTCATTCTCTTATACTATTTTTCTGTTatctctgtatttatttttatttttatatctcagTGCTGAGTCTGAGTGTTTTCATCATTCCACATCAAAAAAACCTTTCCAATTTATTTTCTGACTTTTGCCTTTTCTCGTTACCACCACCAGCTCACTGAAGTAAGCTCAAGAGAATTAAAATAGAAtcgtattttgaaatgttttatcttcttatttttctttagtTAATTAGGGAGGACAACCTCCCTATGTCTGAAGGTCAGTCTGAAGGTCAGTTTTGATTTATGGGACCTGCCATGGGCTGCACTTCTGCtaatatgctttttatttttttgtccaaATTTAGAACTGAACAGGTTGTTAAGAATTAGCAATCTTGCATGCCCATACTCATAACTGCTATGTTATGTTGACTTCTTGTTCTCTTCTATTACCACATCTATTCTCTTCCTGCACCACTGTAACCTGCACAATTTCCCGTCTTTCCCTCTCCTCTGTTAAAACCATATATTTCAGTTTGCACAAACTGTTGTAAGTAAAGGTACTTTATACGTTTTACAAAAAAACTAGCTCTTTTCTGGGGGGNNNNNNNNNNNNNNNNNNNNNNNNNNNNNNNNNNNNNNNNNNNNNNNNNNNNNNNNNNNNNNNNNNNNNNNNNNNNNNNNNNNNNNNNNNNNNNNNNNNNNNNNNNNNNNNNNNNNNNNNNNNNNNNNNNNNNNNNNNNNNNNNNNNNNNNNNNNNNNNNNNNNNNNNNNNNNNNNNNNNNNNNNNNNNNNNNNNNNNNNNNNNNNNNNNNNNNNNNNNNNNNNNNNNNNNNNNNNNNNNNNNNNNNNNNNNNNNNNNNNNNNNNNNNNNNNNNNNNNNNNNNNNNNNNNNNNNNNNNNNNNNNNNNNNNNNNNNNNNNNNNNNNNNNNNNNNNNNNNNNNNNNNNNNNNNNNNNNNNNNNNNNNNNNNNNNNNNNNNNNNNNNNNNNNNNNNNNNNNNNNNNNNNNNNNNNNNNNNNNNNNNNNNNNNNNNNNNNNNNNNNNNNNNNNNNNNNNNNNNNNNNNNNNNNNNNNNNNNNNNNNNNNNNNNNNNNNNNNNNNNNNNNNNNNNNNNNNNNNNNNNNNNNNNNNNNNNNNNNNNNNNNNNNNNNNNNNNNNNNNNNNNNNNNNNNNNNNNNNNNNNNNNNNNNNNNNNNNNNNNNNNNNNNNNNNNNNNNNNNNNNNNNNNNNNNNNNNNNNNNNNNNNNNNNNNNNNNNNNNNNNNNNNNNNNNNNNNNNNNNNNNNNNNNNNNNNNNNNNNNNNNNNNNNNNNNNNNNNNNNNNNNNNNNNNNNNNNNNNNNNNNNNNNNNNNNNNNNNNNNNNNNNNNNNNNNNNNNNNNNNNNNNNNNNNNNNNNNNNNNNNNNNNNNNNNNNNNNNNNNNNNNNNNNNNNNNNNNNNNNNNNNNNNNNNNNNNNNNNNNNNNNNNNNNNNNNNNNNNNNNNNNNNNNNNNNNNNNNNNNNNNNNNNNNNNNNNNNNNNNNNNNNNNNNNNNNNNNNNNNNNNNNNNNNNNNNNNNNNNNNNNNNNNNNNNNNNNNNNNNNNNNNNNNNNNNNNNNNNNNNNNNNNNNNNNNNNNNNNNNNNNNNNNNNNNNNNNNNNNNNNNNNNNNNNNNNNNNNNNNNNNNNNNNNNNNNNNNNNNNNNNNNNNNNNNNNNNNNNNNNNNNNNNNNNNNNNNNNNNNNNNNNNNNNNNNNNNNNNNNNNNNNNNNNNNNNNNNNNNNNNNNNNNNNNNNNNNNNNNNNNNNNNNNNNNNNNNNNNNNNNNNNNNNNNNNNNNNNNNNNNNNNNNNNNNNNNNNNNNNNNNNNNNNNNNNNNNNNNNNNNNNNNNNNNNNNNNNNNNNNNNNNNNNNNNNNNNNNNNNNNNNNNNNNNNNNNNNNNNNNNNNNNNNNNNNNNNNNNNNNNNNNNNNNNNNNNNNNNNNNNNNNNNNNNNNNNNNNNNNNNNNNNNNNNNNNNNNNNNNNNNNNNNNNNNNNNNNNNNNNNNNNNNNNNNNNNNNNNNNNNNNNNNNNNNNNNNNNNNNNNNNNNNNNNNNNNNNNNNNNNNNNNNNNNNNNNNNNNNNNNNNNNNNNNNNNNNNNNNNNNNNNNNNNNNNNNNNNNNNNNNNNNNNNNNNNNNNNNNNNNNNNNNNNNNNNNNNNNNNNNNNNNNNNNNNNNNNNNNNNNNNNNNNNNNNNNNNNNNNNNNNNNNNNNNNNNNNNNNNNNNNNNNNNNNNNNNNNNNNNNNNNNNNNNNNNNNNNNNNNNNNNNNNNNNNNNNNNNNNNNNNNNNNNNNNNNNNNNNNNNNNNNNNNNNNNNNNNNNNNNNNNNNNNNNNNNNNNNNNNNNNNNNNNNNNNNNNNNNNNNNNNNNNNNNNNNNNNNNNNNNNNNNNNNNNNNNNNNNNNNNNNNNNNNNNNNNNNNNNNNNNNNNNNNNNNNNNNNNNNNNNNNNNNNNNNNNNNNNNNNNNNNNNNNNNNNNNNNNNNNNNNNNNNNNNNNNNNNNNNNNNNNNNNNNNNNNNNNNNNNNNNNNNNNNNNNNNNNNNNNNNNNNNNNNNNNNNNNNNNNNNNNNNNNNNNNNNNNNNNNNNNNNNNNNNNNNNNNNNNNNNNNNNNNNNNNNNNNNNNNNNNNNNNNNNNNNNNNNNNNNNNNNNNNNNNNNNNNNNNNNNNNNNNNNNNNNNNNNNNNNNNNNNNNNNNNNNNNNNNNNNNNNNNNNNNNNNNNNNNNNNNNNNNNNNNNNNNNNNNNNNNNNNNNNNNNNNNNNNNNNNNNNNNNNNNNNNNNNNNNNNNNNNNNNNNNNNNNNNNNNNNNNNNNNNNNNNNNNNNNNNNNNNNNNNNNNNNNNNNNNNNNNNNNNNNNNNNNNNNNNNNNNNNNNNNNNNNNNNNNNNNNNNNNNNNNNNNNNNNNNNNNNNNNNNNNNNNNNNNNNNNNNNNNNNNNNNNNNNNNNNNNNNNNNNNNNNNNNNNNNNNNNNNNNNNNNNNNNNNNNNNNNNNNNNNNNNNNNNNNNNNNNNNNNNNNNNNNNNNNNNNNNNNNNNNNNNNNNNNNNNNNNNNNNNNNNNNNNNNNNNNNNNNNNNNNNNNNNNNNNNNNNNNNNNNNNNNNNNNNNNNNNNNNNNNNNNNNNNNNNNNNNNNNNNNNNNNNNNNNNNNNNNNNNNNNNNNNNNNNNNNNNNNNNNNNNNNNNNNNNNNNNNNNNNNNNNNNNNNNNNNNNNNNNNNNNNNNNNNNNNNNNNNNNNNNNNNNNNNNNNNNNNNNNNNNNNNNNNNNNNNNNNNNNNNNNNNNNNNNNNNNNNNNNNNNNNNNNNNNNNNNNNNNNNNNNNNNNNNNNNNNNNNNNNNNNNNNNNNNNNNNNNNNNNNNNNNNNNNNNNNNNNNNNNNNNNNNNNNNNNNNNNNNNNNNNNNNNNNNNNNNNNNNNNNNNNNNNNNNNNNNNNNNNNNNNNNNNNNNNNNNNNNNNNNNNNNNNNNNNNNNNNNNNNNNNNNNNNNNNNNNNNNNNNNNNNNNNNNNNNNNNNNNNNNNNNNNNNNNNNNNNNNNNNNNNNNNNNNNNNNNNNNNNNNNNNNNNNNNNNNNNNNNNNNNNNNNNNNNNNNNNNNNNNNNNNNNNNNNNNNNNNNNNNNNNNNNNNNNNNNNNNNNNNNNNNNNNNNNNNNNNNNNNNNNNNNNNNNNNNNNNNNNNNNNNNNNNNNNNNNNNNNNNNNNNNNNNNNNNNNNNNNNNNNNNNNNNNNNNNNNNNNNNNNNNNNNNNNNNNNNNNNNNNNNNNNNNNNNNNNNNNNNNNNNNNNNNNNNNNNNNNNNNNNNNNNNNNNNNNNNNNNNNNNNNNNNNNNNNNNNNNNNNNNNNNNNNNNNNNNNNNNNNNNNNNNNNNNNNNNNNNNNNNNNNNNNNNNNNNNNNNNNNNNNNNNNNNNNNNNNNNNNNNNNNNNNNNNNNNNNNNNNNNNNNNNNNNNNNNNNNNNNNNNNNNNNNNNNNNNNNNNNNNNNNNNNNNNNNNNNNNNNNNNNNNNNNNNNNNNNNNNNNNNNNNNNNNNNNNNNNNNNNNNNNNNNNNNNNNNNNNNNNNNNNNNNNNNNNNNNNNNNNNNNNNNNNNNNNNNNNNNNNNNNNNNNNNNNNNNNNNNNNNNNNNNNNNNNNNNNNNNNNNNNNNNNNNNNNNNNNNNNNNNNNNNNNNNNNNNNNNNNNNNNNNNNNNNNNNNNNNNNNNNNNNNNNNNNNNNNNNNNNNNNNNNNNNNNNNNNNNNNNNNNNNNNNNNNNNNNNNNNNNNNNNNNNNNNNNNNNNNNNNNNNNNNNNNNNNNNNNNNNNNNNNNNNNNNNNNNNNNNNNNNNNNNNNNNNNNNNNNNNNNNNNNNNNNNNNNNNNNNNNNNNNNNNNNNNNNNNNNNNNNNNNNNNNNNNNNNNNNNNNNNNNNNNNNNNNNNNNNNNNNNNNNNNNNNNNNNNNNNNNNNNNNNNNNNNNNNNNNNNNNNNNNNNNNNNNNNNNNNNNNNNNNNNNNNNNNNNNNNNNNNNNNNNNNNNNNNNNNNNNNNNNNNNNNNNNNNNNNNNNNNNNNNNNNNNNNNNNNNNNNNNNNNNNNNNNNNNNNNNNNNNNNNNNNNNNNNNNNNNNNNNNNNNNNNNNNNNNNNNNNNNNNNNNNNNNNNNNNNNNNNNNNNNNNNNNNNNNNNNNNNNNNNNNNNNNNNNNNNNNNNNNNNNNNNNNNNNNNNNNNNNNNNNNNNNNNNNNNNNNNNNNNNNN from Sceloporus undulatus isolate JIND9_A2432 ecotype Alabama chromosome 2, SceUnd_v1.1, whole genome shotgun sequence includes the following:
- the LOC121921308 gene encoding taste receptor type 2 member 7-like → MFYPQIIVFLLVAADMALGGLISNGFIATVIIKEWTKCRSLASNEQLLLSLGISNICAVILQTASTITEYMVSFRNQLILPVIFFFAFFVTFFRFWLTAWLSVFYYIKIVNSPHSLFLWCKMRISWLIHRLLIGSLVISLLISFLIFHKILLQLQSDISANITNKTQEKTLRATIGSSKVLFLVTGTVCPFLVVLFCSILSVVFLCRHVRRMTTEKSSFRSLQTEAHIKAAWTVLFLLFAYVLFYVGETLVLTTDLGGKQSFVIFLIMLYSPAQAAIFVLVNPKLKWAATQILLRISQKQCKCTVCSHI